The following proteins come from a genomic window of Nicotiana tomentosiformis chromosome 12, ASM39032v3, whole genome shotgun sequence:
- the LOC138902741 gene encoding uncharacterized protein, whose translation MADNDTRNPEIQGEQPHFEDSISDTCNEGNDATLVHDRRYPRQVREATPDDADEGHVADAVRVLQEQQAITLGHLTRQDQVMTELKQALSGASNNANMRDPVPHDVLANQTTERVYNNTPRGEVDSDGAGGSRSGLNNENDPFKDELLRFMKEVNTRMDQIPGTPPVLKGPNSKKYIQLPYKPSAAPELIPKRFKMPKVPKYDGTSDPQEHITTCTTSVKGNDLAPHEIESMLLKEFGETLTRGDLTWYSLLPEHSIDSFEMLADSFIKAHAGAIKVQACKADIFRIAQGESELLLEFVTRFQKERMLLPTVSDEWAAEAFTKGFNPRSSDASRKLKESLLEF comes from the coding sequence atggcagataacgaCACACGCAACCCTGAAATTCAAGGGGAACAACCTCATtttgaggattcaatcagtgacacttgTAATGAGGGGAACGACGCCACACTGGTACATGACAGGcggtaccctcgacaggttcgagaggcaactcctgatgatgctgatgaggggCATGTGGCGGATGCAGtaagggtcctgcaagagcaGCAGGCAATCactctaggccatctcacgcggcaggatcaggttatgacggaactGAAACAGGCGTTATCGGGTgcctcaaataatgcaaacatgcGAGATCCAGTTCCTCATGATGTTCTCGCGAACCAGACAACGGAGAGAGTTTATAATAACACTCCTAGGGGTGAAGTTGACTCCGATGGGGCTGGGGGGAGTAGATCTGGCCTCAACAACGAGAATGatccgttcaaggatgaacttttgcggttcatgaaggaagtaaacaCCCGTATGGATCAAATCCCGGGCACACCACCAGTACTAAAAGGcccaaactcgaagaagtatattcaattacCGTATAAACCGAGTGCAGCCCCGGAATTAATCccaaagcggttcaaaatgcccaaagtgccaaagtatgacggaacttcagaTCCACAAGAGCACATTACCACATGCACAACATcagtaaaaggaaatgatttggctcctcacgaaattgagtcCATGTTGCTAAAAGAATTTggtgagactctcacgaggggagatttaacgtggtattcattattgcccgagcattccatagattcctttgagatgctcgcggattctttcatcaaagcTCATGCCGGTGCCATAAAGGTACAAGCCTgtaaggccgacatattcaggatcgcgcaaggagaatccgaattattactagagttcgttacccggttccagaaggaaaggatgttactGCCGACAGTCtcggatgaatgggcggctgaagcattcaccaaaggtttTAATCCAAGAAGTTCGGACGCTTCccggaagttgaaggaaagtctgctcgagtttTAA